Part of the Verrucomicrobiia bacterium genome is shown below.
ACAATCAGATGCAAATCAACTTTTTTGAGACGGCTAGAAGCTCCAGTGAAACAAAAGGTAGACCCCTCGAAGACAATCTCGGGGCACATTGCACATACACCCAACGAGCAACCATCTAAAGTGATGATCGGATCAGTGATGGTGCGATTATCGAGAACAGCTAAGAACTCTCCAAAGAAGGCCTGAAGCACGCGCTGCTCGTTGTCATCAATCTTGCCATCCTGAAGTACAGCCGTAATCAAGCTATCCACTTCGTCAAACGGCCAGAGGGTTCTCAAGTGTTCGTGGTTGTTGACCCACTCTCGGAGTCCAACCAGCTCCTCTTTCGTCACCAGTCCGTCAGCAGCAATACCGCCAAGGATAGCGTGCAGCACCTGTAGGTCAGCGGTAACCGCGTCGAAGAATTGCGTGGATTGGAGGCGCTCACAAAGCCAGAGGATGTCTTTTCGTTCCTCTTCGTCAAGAAGTTGATCTTGTACCGAAGCCTCCACTCGCGGGACAAGCTCATTGAACGGATGCTTCCTTCGGTACTCTTCATGCTCTGCAAGCCAGAGGTGCAACAACCCAAGCTCCTTGTGGTTGATGACTCCATCAATGGCTATGCCCTCAATCAAACCGACAAGAGTATTAATGGCTTTCTCTAAGCGTGATTTGCCAGTGAACTTGTAGTACCCCGCAACCTCCCTAACAACCCCTGCCGTTTCCATTGCAGCCCCCAATTCATTGTTTTTATCAACCGTTAGACTATTCCGATTCAATGTCACTGAAAACAATTCAGCAGAAAATTCTGAGAGGTCATTTGAGAATTACGAGGAAAGTCCATACCCCCCCTCCCCCTCGATAGCAGTTAACCGCTAGCACCTGCACTGCCACTACCAAGCGCTACTTTCTTTGGTACATAAACTTCAGAGTCTCTGAGGAATGAAATGCCCTGCTCTTTCATCCAAGCGGCAACCGGGTCTTTTGCTATATCGCTGGCAGCTACTGCCTTTCGCATCCATCCCCGTTTGTATGCCTCATAGCTGAAAAGCCAATGGTCTGAAATGAAACAGTCGTCAACAAGCCACCCCTCCCAAAGAGTAGGTTGATAGTCCGGATCGAATAAAGACTCTCGGTTATGCAACGCGAGAGCCGCTACAAAGTCGTCATCCACCAAGGCAATCTTGTCTTGCGAGTTACTATTTAGGCCAAAATCCAACGTGGATGCGGCCCATATTCCCCAAGCGACTTCACTTCCATGACCTACAGTAGCACTCGTATCTATCAAACAATTGATAGCTTTTTCACCCATCTCTGCATCGACTTCATAGCCCTGCGTAAGTGTATTGAAACGCACTACTTCAACGATAAATCTAAGCGTACCTGGATCAAGCGCTAGACATTGCCAGAGAAGGCTTTGCGCTAGTACCCAGACCCTCTCAGATATAGCTGTTCCTTGCAGCGCAGCAATTGCATAGCGCAGAACTCCGTCGTTGGGATATTGCTTGGCTAGAGCGAATGCTGTATCGATGTAATCTATCCAAGCAGAGTCTGATTTGGTACCCGCCTCGGGCATGTACTTATGAAGTATTGAGATGTAAGGGGAATCTAACTCGTAGGGCAGTTCAATGAGTTCGGTTTTATTTCCATTCAGTTGCAATTCGTACTCATGGAGAAATCCTTCAAGGCACACCAAAGTATGCTCGGCATCTGCCAATGTGGAATGTGCATACTCAATGTCATCGATGAACCGCACACCCCCCAGGATATTGCATTCAACGGCCATCGCCTCGTCCACAACCCCCAGAATTAACTCTGCAATACCTAAGGAGGTATCAGGGCCAATAGCTATGCCTTTGGTTTGGCCGTTCTGGCAAGCCCTAAGCTCTGCGTCGATCACGTTCCCACCCAAACTTTGATCGTGCTTGTTTTCCTTAGCTAGCTTTTTAGTATGCATGGCCCATGGAATGGTGTGGGTATACACAGACGGGTAGAACTGCGATATATCGGCAGCAACTAGATAGCGTGCTCCCACACGGCTAATGGCCTTTGGCACGGATCGCATACCAGGCTTACCGGAAAAGGCTCTTTCCTGATTTGGTGCTAGGGTAGGTTTAGTATGAGAAAAGGCAGACTTATTCCAAGCCGCTTTCAAGCTGTCATCATTTGCTTGAAATGCTCTTGCTAACCTGAAAAAGCTCAAGGGGTTTGGTGTTGTAAGTCTTCGTCGTAGGCCACCAACTCGGGCAATGTTGTGAGCTATTGGTTGTGTCCAAAGTGCAGACTTATCGGTGAGCGGGGCTGGTAGATCACTCGCCTGATTTACGAAAGCTCTTAATCCGGCCGAGGAAAATACGGACGGAAGCTCTTTGGGCAAGTAACCCTTCATCAGCAGTTCCTTTAGCACAAATACCCCCGGCTCTTCTGTTCTTGGCTAATTGTACCAGCTCAAAAGGTACACCTTATGAGCCATGCTTGACCTGACCGGAGAGAATGGCTCATTAACTGTTAATTTACTCCGAGCCACCCATGATTATTTGGGCCATATCTTTTGAACTGAGGCTGGAAAAATTCTCTGAGGTTTA
Proteins encoded:
- a CDS encoding NAD-dependent DNA ligase — its product is METAGVVREVAGYYKFTGKSRLEKAINTLVGLIEGIAIDGVINHKELGLLHLWLAEHEEYRRKHPFNELVPRVEASVQDQLLDEEERKDILWLCERLQSTQFFDAVTADLQVLHAILGGIAADGLVTKEELVGLREWVNNHEHLRTLWPFDEVDSLITAVLQDGKIDDNEQRVLQAFFGEFLAVLDNRTITDPIITLDGCSLGVCAMCPEIVFEGSTFCFTGASSRLKKVDLHLIVEGLGGNASKTVNASVNYLVIGAEGNPCWAYSCYGRKVEAAIEYRKRGYALMIIHENDFHDAVLDQS
- a CDS encoding RNA-directed DNA polymerase, with protein sequence MLKELLMKGYLPKELPSVFSSAGLRAFVNQASDLPAPLTDKSALWTQPIAHNIARVGGLRRRLTTPNPLSFFRLARAFQANDDSLKAAWNKSAFSHTKPTLAPNQERAFSGKPGMRSVPKAISRVGARYLVAADISQFYPSVYTHTIPWAMHTKKLAKENKHDQSLGGNVIDAELRACQNGQTKGIAIGPDTSLGIAELILGVVDEAMAVECNILGGVRFIDDIEYAHSTLADAEHTLVCLEGFLHEYELQLNGNKTELIELPYELDSPYISILHKYMPEAGTKSDSAWIDYIDTAFALAKQYPNDGVLRYAIAALQGTAISERVWVLAQSLLWQCLALDPGTLRFIVEVVRFNTLTQGYEVDAEMGEKAINCLIDTSATVGHGSEVAWGIWAASTLDFGLNSNSQDKIALVDDDFVAALALHNRESLFDPDYQPTLWEGWLVDDCFISDHWLFSYEAYKRGWMRKAVAASDIAKDPVAAWMKEQGISFLRDSEVYVPKKVALGSGSAGASG